The Nocardioides houyundeii genome includes the window GGCGCTCCCGGTCCAGCAGTCGCAGCACCTGCGCCTGCACGCTGACGTCGAGCGCGGTGGTCGGCTCGTCCGCGACGAGCACGGCCGGTCGCCGGGCCAGGGCCATCGCGATCATGACCCGCTGGCGCATGCCGCCGGAGAGCTGGTGCGGATAGCTCTTCAGCACCGCCGCCGGGTGTCGGATCTCGACCTCCTCCAGCCAGCGCAGGCTCTCCTCCCGGCTGCCGGTGACCAGCCGCAGCATCCGGCCGATCGTCATGGTCGGATCGAGGGAGGACATCGGGTCCTGGAACACCGTGGTGACCAGGTCCCCCCGGACCGCACGGCACTGCCGCTCGTCCGACGGGTCGAGCCGGGTGCCCGCCACGACGATGGACCCTTCGGTCACCACACCGGGGGTGCGCGCCAGGAGTCCCTGGACCGCAGAGCCGATGGTCGACTTCCCCGAGCCGGACTCCCCCACCAGGCCCAGGCACTGCCCGGGCTCGATGGTGAACGACACCTGCTCGACCGCCGGCGCGACCGGTCCCGCCGGCCGGGCCGACCGGGCCGACCCCCGCGGGGCGTAGCGCACCGTGAGCTCCTCCACCCGCAGCGCCGCGTCGGTGGCCGGGCCCGTCGCCGGCTCCGTCACTGGCCCCGTCGCCTGCTCCGTCACGGGGTCGGCCTGACGAGCGAGAGGTCGAGCACGTCGGTGATCACCGGGTGCCACGCCTCGTCGACGCCGGCCACGTCGTCGGAGAAGACCGCGGTGCCCTTCTTGGTCGCCACGGAGTACCAGAGGCCGGACTCGCTGACCATGCGCGCAGCCTCGCCGTACGCCTGGAGGTCGTTGGTCTCGACCGCCTTGGCGAGCAGGTCTGCCAGGCCGGGCACCTCCGCACCGAACAGGTCGAGACCGCCGCCGGGGGTGTAGAACACGAAGCCCCAGGCGTCCGGGTGCGCAGTGTCGGGGAAGCCGGTGAAGAAGGTGACGTCCGGTGCGGAGGCGCCCTTGGCGAGCGCCTCGTAGTAGGCGCCCGGAGCGAAGCCGACGCTCTTGGTCTTGATGCCCGCCCCGTTCAGGACGGCGGCCAGGTTGTCGCAGAGCACCTGGGCGGCCGGCGTGCTCTCGGCGTAGCCGCACGAGATGGTCCGACCCGACAACGCGCCCGCGGCGAGGGTGTCCAGGGCGTCGGGGTCAGGCTCGATGACCTGCTTGTTGCCCTCGGCCGGCAGGAGGTTCTTGGGGAAGACCTCGTCGGTCGGCTCCGCGGTCTCGCCCAGCGCCTTCTCGGCCAGCGCGGGGAAGTCGATCCCGGACAACAGCTGCACGCGGGTCGCCTGGTCCCCCAGGGCGGCGCTCTTGGGGTTCACGAAGAGCGTCGGGGTCTGCATGCTGGGGAAGGCGTAAGCCTCCAGGTCCTGGTTCTTGGAGAGCTCGCGGAAGGAGGCGTCGTCGCTGTAGCCGATCAGTCCGTCGAGCTCGCCGTTGCCGAGCTTGAGCTGGATCGTGGACATGCTCGACATCACGTCGAAGCGGACCGCCTGGTAGCCGGCCGGCTCGCCCCAGTAGTCGGCGAACGCCTCGAGCTCGTAGGCGACGCCCGGCTGGAAGTCTCCGTAGGTGAAGGGGCCGGTGCCGGCGTCGTGGGTGTCGAACCAGTCGGTGTCGGCGCCGGCCTCGACCGGGTGCGCCTTCAGCGCCTGGGGGCTGATCATCTTGGGGCCGAACGGCGAGGCGAGAAGGTCCAGGAACGACGAGTTCGGTGCCTCGAGGGTGATCACCACCTCGCTGGGGCTCGGCGTCTCCACCTTGGTCACCCCCGCGACCATGTAGGCCGGTCCCTCGCCGACCGCCGTACGACGGTCGAACGACGCCTTCACCGCGGAGGAGTCGAACGGCGTGCCGTCGTGGAAGGTCACGTCCTCGCGCAGCGTGAAGGTGAAGACGGTGTTGTCGTCGTTGGCCTCCCACTCGGTGGCCAGCTTGCCGACCAGCTCCGCCTCGCTCTGCCCGGACTGGTAGCCCAGCAGGCCCTCGTAGGCGCTGTTGGCCAGGTTGAGCTCCGCGCCGTCGTACGCCGTGTCCGGGTCCGGGGGCGGGATGTCACCCAGGAACGCCAGGTTGAGGGTGGTGTCTGCGGCACTGGCGGTGCTGCCCCCCGGGGTGGACCCGCCCGAGCAGCCGGTCAGCGCCAGCGCGGAGACAGTGGCCAGGGCGGTGAGACGCAACAAGTTCTTCATGGTGGGCGCGCTTCCTCGAGGCGGGATGACCAGGTGCCTGAAAACTATCGATTGATAGTTTCAAGGAGCGACGACTTCTGTTAACGACCGGTTTCGGCTCCGGCGGGCACCCCCGCCAGCCAGTCGGCCACCTCCGACCGGGACACCAGCACGCCGTCCTGGAGACGCGACATGGCGCGCAGGGCAGCCCGGTGCAGCTCCTCCCCCGAGCCCAGGACGACGTCGGTGACGACCCGGACGCGGTAGCCGAGCTGGTGGGCGTCCACCGCGGTGTAGTGGATGCACACGTCGGTCATCCCGCCGACCAGGACCACCGTCTCCGCCCGGTAGCCGCGCAGCACCAGGTCGAGCTCGGTGCCGAAGAAGGCGGAGTAGCGGCGCTTGCGGATCAGGTACTCCTCGGGACGTGGGTCGAGCCCGGGGTGCAGCTCGGTCCCGCGAGCCCCTTCCAGGCAGTGCGGACCCTCCGCACCGTCCAGCTCTCGGCCGATGTCGACCAGCGAGGGCTTGTGCACCTCCTGGATGAACACCACCGGCACCCCCTTGTCCCG containing:
- a CDS encoding cysteine hydrolase family protein, which produces MMALAPVGNVVLVVVDIQGGGDPDTHSVGLGYMAGRPERNARAVDLVAAFRDKGVPVVFIQEVHKPSLVDIGRELDGAEGPHCLEGARGTELHPGLDPRPEEYLIRKRRYSAFFGTELDLVLRGYRAETVVLVGGMTDVCIHYTAVDAHQLGYRVRVVTDVVLGSGEELHRAALRAMSRLQDGVLVSRSEVADWLAGVPAGAETGR
- a CDS encoding ABC transporter substrate-binding protein, which translates into the protein MKNLLRLTALATVSALALTGCSGGSTPGGSTASAADTTLNLAFLGDIPPPDPDTAYDGAELNLANSAYEGLLGYQSGQSEAELVGKLATEWEANDDNTVFTFTLREDVTFHDGTPFDSSAVKASFDRRTAVGEGPAYMVAGVTKVETPSPSEVVITLEAPNSSFLDLLASPFGPKMISPQALKAHPVEAGADTDWFDTHDAGTGPFTYGDFQPGVAYELEAFADYWGEPAGYQAVRFDVMSSMSTIQLKLGNGELDGLIGYSDDASFRELSKNQDLEAYAFPSMQTPTLFVNPKSAALGDQATRVQLLSGIDFPALAEKALGETAEPTDEVFPKNLLPAEGNKQVIEPDPDALDTLAAGALSGRTISCGYAESTPAAQVLCDNLAAVLNGAGIKTKSVGFAPGAYYEALAKGASAPDVTFFTGFPDTAHPDAWGFVFYTPGGGLDLFGAEVPGLADLLAKAVETNDLQAYGEAARMVSESGLWYSVATKKGTAVFSDDVAGVDEAWHPVITDVLDLSLVRPTP